In the genome of Chlamydia trachomatis A/HAR-13, one region contains:
- a CDS encoding cysteine desulfurase: MYNVKKDFPIFKNQGDPYVYLDSAATTHKPQCVIDSIVDYYSSSYATVNRALYTASHDITFAHWQVRSKVGSWIGAQYDQEIIFTRGTTSSLNLLAIAANDSWLAGGTVVISEAEHHANLVSWELACQRSGATIKKVRVDDEGMVDCSHLEQLLKQGVQLVSLAHVSNVSGAVLPLPEIAHLVHRYEALFAVDGAQGVGKGPLNLSEWGVDFYAFSGHKLYAPTGIGVLYGKKELLESLPPVEGGGDMVIVYDFEELSYQEPPLRFEAGTPHIAGVLGLGAAIDYLQALPFSITDRLTELTHFLYEQLLTVPGIQIIGPKQGAARGSLCSISIPGVQASDLGFLLDGRGISVRSGHQCSQPAMVRWDLGHVLRASLGIYNEQQDILLFVEALKDILRAYRS; the protein is encoded by the coding sequence ATGTATAATGTGAAAAAAGACTTCCCTATTTTTAAGAATCAGGGGGATCCTTATGTTTATTTGGATTCTGCAGCTACGACACATAAGCCTCAGTGTGTGATTGACTCTATAGTGGATTACTATAGCTCTTCATATGCGACTGTGAACCGAGCTCTTTACACGGCGTCTCATGATATCACCTTTGCACATTGGCAAGTGCGTTCAAAAGTAGGTTCATGGATCGGAGCGCAATATGACCAAGAAATCATTTTTACCAGGGGAACTACATCTTCATTGAACTTACTCGCTATTGCAGCTAACGATAGTTGGTTAGCTGGAGGGACGGTTGTGATTTCTGAAGCGGAGCACCATGCTAATCTCGTATCATGGGAACTCGCTTGTCAACGTTCCGGAGCTACCATAAAAAAAGTGCGTGTGGATGATGAAGGGATGGTAGATTGTAGCCATCTCGAGCAACTATTAAAACAAGGCGTACAGCTGGTAAGCTTAGCTCATGTGAGTAATGTATCGGGGGCAGTTCTTCCTTTGCCGGAAATTGCTCATTTAGTGCACCGTTACGAGGCTTTATTTGCTGTAGACGGAGCTCAAGGAGTTGGGAAAGGGCCTCTTAATCTTTCTGAATGGGGCGTAGATTTCTATGCCTTTTCTGGTCATAAGCTGTATGCTCCTACTGGAATTGGTGTTCTATACGGCAAAAAAGAACTTTTGGAATCGCTTCCTCCTGTTGAAGGAGGAGGCGATATGGTGATCGTATATGATTTTGAAGAGCTGTCGTATCAAGAACCTCCGTTGCGTTTTGAGGCGGGGACTCCGCATATTGCAGGAGTATTAGGATTAGGTGCGGCGATTGATTATTTGCAGGCTCTTCCTTTTTCGATAACAGATCGTTTAACAGAGCTTACTCATTTCTTATACGAGCAGCTACTTACAGTTCCAGGTATTCAGATCATTGGCCCTAAACAGGGAGCTGCACGAGGTTCTCTGTGTAGTATCAGTATTCCTGGTGTGCAAGCTTCGGATTTAGGTTTTTTGTTAGACGGGAGAGGGATTTCTGTACGTTCTGGGCATCAGTGTTCACAGCCAGCTATGGTGCGTTGGGATTTAGGACATGTTCTGCGAGCTTCTTTGGGAATCTATAATGAGCAGCAAGATATTCTTCTTTTCGTAGAAGCTTTGAAAGATATTTTACGAGCATATCGTTCGTAA
- a CDS encoding phosphoglycerate kinase, whose protein sequence is MDKLSIRDLSLEGKKVLVRVDFNVPIKDGKILDDVRIRSAMPTIHYLLKQDAAVILVSHLGRPKGGVFEEAYSLAPIVPVLEGYLGHHVPLSPDCIGEVARQAVAQLSPGRVLLLENVRFHKGEEHPDEDPSFAIELAAYADFYVNDAFGTSHRKHASVYRVPQLFPDRAAAGFLMEKELEFLGQHLLVEPKRPFTAILGGAKMSSKIGVIEALLSCVDHLVLAGGMGYTFLRAINRQVGNSLVEESGIPLAKKVLEKAQALGVKIHLPVDAKVAKQCDSGEDWRELSIQEGIPEGLAGFDIGAQTIELFSKVIQESATIFWNGPVGVYEVPPFDQGSKAIAQCLASHSSAVTVVGGGDAAAVVALAGCASQISHVSTGGGASLEFLEKSSLPGTEILSPAQS, encoded by the coding sequence ATGGATAAATTATCGATAAGAGACCTTTCTCTTGAAGGGAAAAAGGTACTAGTTCGTGTAGATTTTAATGTTCCTATTAAAGATGGAAAGATTTTAGATGATGTGCGTATTCGTAGCGCAATGCCTACGATCCATTATCTTTTGAAACAAGATGCAGCAGTCATTTTGGTGAGCCATTTAGGACGCCCAAAGGGAGGCGTATTTGAAGAGGCATATTCATTAGCTCCTATTGTTCCTGTGCTAGAGGGGTATTTAGGGCATCATGTGCCTCTTTCTCCAGATTGTATAGGAGAAGTCGCGCGACAGGCGGTCGCGCAACTTTCTCCTGGTAGAGTTCTTCTTTTAGAGAATGTACGTTTCCATAAGGGGGAAGAACATCCTGACGAGGATCCTAGTTTTGCTATTGAGCTTGCTGCTTATGCAGATTTTTATGTGAATGATGCTTTCGGGACATCTCATCGTAAGCATGCTTCTGTATATCGGGTGCCACAACTATTCCCTGACCGGGCAGCCGCAGGCTTCCTTATGGAAAAAGAATTAGAATTTTTGGGCCAGCATCTATTAGTTGAGCCTAAACGTCCTTTCACTGCTATTTTAGGAGGCGCGAAAATGTCTTCGAAAATAGGAGTAATCGAGGCGCTACTTTCGTGCGTGGATCATCTCGTATTAGCTGGGGGTATGGGGTACACCTTTTTAAGGGCTATAAATCGCCAGGTAGGGAATTCATTAGTGGAAGAATCTGGGATCCCTTTAGCGAAAAAAGTATTAGAGAAAGCTCAAGCTCTGGGGGTGAAGATCCATCTTCCAGTGGATGCGAAGGTCGCTAAACAGTGTGACTCTGGAGAGGATTGGAGGGAGCTGTCTATACAGGAAGGAATCCCTGAAGGATTAGCAGGTTTTGATATTGGGGCACAGACAATAGAACTATTTTCTAAGGTGATTCAGGAGTCGGCAACGATATTTTGGAATGGTCCTGTCGGGGTATACGAAGTCCCTCCTTTTGATCAAGGATCGAAGGCAATAGCACAATGTCTCGCGAGCCATTCTTCTGCTGTGACTGTGGTTGGGGGAGGCGATGCGGCTGCTGTAGTAGCTCTTGCAGGGTGTGCTTCACAGATCTCCCACGTATCTACAGGGGGAGGCGCTTCCTTAGAATTCTTAGAAAAAAGTAGTCTTCCTGGTACGGAAATACTATCTCCAGCTCAAAGCTAA
- a CDS encoding SufD family Fe-S cluster assembly protein, with product MWGTHQQRQIHPDTLLADVTRSVWRQYQRDHVFREACSWLKEMTQEDSWIYCVGGCEIGAISSEERAATCVFVNGCFAPSLSVLPAEIIVAPLREARAFFQKRDEDDVVEELHSLLRGEEGTVIYIPEGTELQTPLFVQHHYVCSEEENKKTVSAPYIVFVLGKGAAISIEMGMSALPDNVYLLGKTLCFLGEEAELVLTMKPLPKGTERIIWAHHVEVERRGACALIQDMRSMGKGWFRNSFFLKGETAHGESLVKVLGGDFLGVHNTMHHDDRETTSRQNIRSILEEGSFSFEGGIYISPRGTLSNAYQKHDTLLLSNRASASTFPRLEILTDDVKASHGATVGSLNAHLLTYLRSRGFSLIEAKQALQKSFLTLDIEKPYFPKLQKQDLYHV from the coding sequence ATGTGGGGGACTCATCAGCAGAGACAGATTCATCCCGATACACTACTGGCAGACGTTACACGCTCTGTATGGCGTCAGTATCAACGCGATCACGTATTTCGAGAAGCTTGCTCCTGGTTGAAGGAAATGACACAAGAAGATTCTTGGATCTATTGTGTAGGAGGATGTGAGATAGGAGCCATTTCTTCTGAAGAGAGAGCCGCAACTTGTGTATTTGTAAATGGATGTTTTGCGCCTTCTTTATCTGTATTGCCTGCAGAAATCATCGTGGCCCCTTTACGCGAAGCACGCGCTTTTTTTCAGAAGCGCGATGAGGACGATGTTGTAGAAGAGTTGCATTCTTTACTTCGTGGAGAAGAAGGGACAGTTATCTATATTCCTGAAGGTACAGAACTGCAAACACCTTTATTTGTACAGCATCACTACGTCTGTAGCGAGGAAGAAAATAAGAAGACGGTGAGCGCCCCCTATATAGTTTTTGTTTTAGGGAAGGGAGCTGCCATTTCGATTGAAATGGGAATGTCTGCCCTACCGGATAACGTATATCTTTTGGGAAAAACGCTCTGTTTCCTAGGCGAGGAAGCAGAGCTTGTTTTGACCATGAAGCCGCTTCCTAAAGGGACAGAAAGAATCATATGGGCTCATCATGTAGAAGTCGAACGGAGGGGGGCTTGCGCATTGATCCAAGACATGCGTTCAATGGGGAAAGGCTGGTTCCGGAATAGCTTTTTCTTGAAAGGAGAAACTGCTCATGGAGAATCTCTAGTTAAGGTATTAGGTGGAGATTTTCTAGGTGTGCATAACACGATGCATCATGATGACCGAGAGACTACTTCGCGTCAAAATATTCGCTCCATCTTAGAAGAGGGGAGCTTCTCCTTTGAGGGAGGCATCTATATTAGTCCTCGCGGGACGCTATCTAATGCTTATCAGAAGCACGATACCCTCTTATTAAGTAATCGAGCTTCTGCATCCACATTTCCTCGGTTGGAGATTCTCACTGACGATGTTAAAGCTTCGCATGGAGCCACTGTGGGCTCTTTAAATGCGCACCTTTTGACCTATCTTCGATCTCGAGGATTTAGTTTAATAGAAGCCAAACAGGCTCTACAAAAGAGCTTTTTGACATTAGATATAGAGAAACCGTATTTTCCAAAACTGCAGAAACAGGATCTTTACCATGTATAA
- a CDS encoding ParB/RepB/Spo0J family partition protein: MSRLPSEDTLLEVNIEDIRVSPFQPRRTFLEEDLKELVLSIKTVGLIHPPVVREIRNGDKVLYYELIAGERRWRALQLAGYKTVPVVLKQVLADDMAAEATLIENIQRVNLNPLEMAEAFRRLIVVFGLTQDKVAKKVGKKRSTVANYLRLFSLPQEVQEKMNSGEISLGHAKVILSLEDENLRQILSQKIISCKLAVREAEMEAKRLVKGKGASLKEASSSQPSSRLGFCQERLATTFGYPVTVKPQGRRICVSFFVEGEEALEALEKALTTSSSEAILT, from the coding sequence GTGAGTAGATTACCTAGCGAAGATACACTTTTAGAAGTGAATATAGAGGACATCCGGGTCAGCCCTTTTCAACCTCGACGTACATTTCTTGAGGAAGATTTAAAAGAATTAGTTCTTTCTATCAAGACGGTAGGACTGATTCATCCTCCTGTAGTTAGGGAGATCCGTAATGGGGATAAGGTCCTGTATTATGAGTTAATAGCAGGTGAGCGTCGCTGGCGCGCCTTGCAATTAGCAGGATATAAAACGGTCCCTGTTGTTTTGAAGCAGGTGCTAGCTGATGATATGGCAGCAGAGGCGACTTTAATAGAAAATATCCAAAGGGTAAACCTAAACCCTTTAGAAATGGCGGAAGCTTTTCGACGTTTGATTGTTGTTTTTGGTCTTACTCAAGATAAGGTTGCTAAAAAAGTTGGGAAGAAGCGTTCGACAGTAGCTAATTATCTACGTTTATTCTCTCTTCCTCAAGAGGTCCAAGAAAAAATGAACTCTGGAGAGATCTCTTTAGGGCATGCCAAAGTCATCTTATCGTTGGAAGATGAAAATCTTAGACAGATTCTGAGTCAGAAAATTATCTCCTGCAAGTTAGCAGTACGCGAGGCAGAGATGGAGGCTAAACGTCTAGTGAAAGGTAAAGGAGCTTCTTTGAAAGAAGCCAGTTCTTCACAACCTTCTTCTCGACTAGGGTTTTGTCAAGAACGGTTAGCAACAACCTTTGGCTATCCTGTAACGGTAAAGCCTCAGGGAAGACGCATATGCGTATCATTTTTTGTAGAAGGAGAGGAAGCGTTAGAAGCTTTGGAAAAAGCTTTAACAACATCTTCTTCTGAAGCTATCTTAACTTAA
- a CDS encoding inorganic phosphate transporter — MWLLLVCVVVGGFYTAWNIGANDVANAVGPSVGAGALTLKQAVLIAAVFEFLGAVLLGDRVIGTIESGLVAPSGHVLSSQDYVFGMTAALLATGVWLQIASFCGWPVSTTHAIVGAVLGFGIILKEDAVIYWNSCGRVFVSWLASPIIGGYFAFLIFSFIRKAILYKKDPVSAMVRIAPFLSAIIIFALGLVLILSGAVAPVISFSPALRIVCGLSLFAFFFTIWGIRFFKLAILPQEVLPGTLLDRLLSKSTDYGRKYLIVERIFAYLQMIIACFMSFAHGSNDVANAVAPVAGIYRTLYPQSYSSKVLLVFMSLGGLGLVCGLATWGWRVIDTIGKKITELTPSRGFSVGMSSAITIAAASSLGFPISTTHVVVGSVLGIGFARGLRAINLRIIKDIVLSWFITVPAGAALSIVFFLLLRALFC, encoded by the coding sequence ATGTGGTTGCTGCTGGTTTGTGTAGTTGTAGGCGGATTCTACACAGCTTGGAACATAGGCGCTAATGATGTAGCGAATGCTGTGGGACCAAGTGTAGGAGCCGGTGCGCTAACTCTAAAGCAAGCCGTTCTTATTGCAGCCGTCTTTGAATTTCTTGGAGCAGTATTGTTAGGAGATCGAGTTATCGGCACCATAGAAAGTGGGCTGGTAGCTCCTTCCGGTCATGTGTTGTCATCCCAAGACTATGTCTTTGGGATGACTGCAGCGCTTCTTGCCACTGGCGTGTGGTTGCAGATCGCTTCTTTCTGTGGATGGCCAGTGTCGACAACGCATGCTATTGTAGGCGCAGTGTTGGGCTTCGGTATCATCCTTAAAGAGGATGCGGTTATCTACTGGAATTCTTGTGGCCGAGTGTTTGTCAGCTGGTTAGCATCTCCCATTATTGGAGGATACTTTGCTTTCCTCATCTTCTCTTTTATTCGGAAAGCTATCCTATATAAAAAGGATCCCGTCTCTGCTATGGTGCGTATCGCGCCATTTTTATCGGCGATCATTATTTTTGCATTAGGACTAGTCCTTATCCTGAGTGGTGCAGTTGCTCCCGTTATTTCCTTTTCTCCAGCGTTGCGTATTGTTTGCGGTTTATCTCTTTTTGCTTTTTTCTTCACGATATGGGGAATACGCTTCTTTAAACTTGCGATTCTTCCTCAGGAAGTTCTTCCTGGAACATTATTAGATCGGTTGTTATCCAAAAGCACCGATTATGGGCGTAAGTATCTTATAGTTGAACGCATTTTTGCTTACTTACAGATGATCATTGCATGCTTTATGTCTTTTGCGCATGGATCCAATGATGTTGCTAATGCGGTCGCTCCTGTTGCAGGTATTTACCGGACACTCTATCCCCAAAGTTATTCTTCAAAAGTTCTCTTAGTGTTTATGTCTTTGGGAGGACTAGGTTTAGTTTGCGGATTAGCAACATGGGGCTGGCGTGTGATTGATACTATCGGGAAAAAAATTACAGAATTGACTCCATCACGAGGCTTTTCCGTAGGAATGAGTTCCGCTATCACTATAGCGGCCGCTTCCTCCTTAGGATTCCCTATATCTACTACGCATGTTGTTGTAGGATCGGTATTGGGGATTGGGTTCGCAAGAGGTTTACGAGCCATTAATTTGCGGATCATTAAAGATATTGTGCTTTCGTGGTTTATTACAGTTCCTGCTGGAGCGGCGCTTTCTATCGTATTTTTTTTGTTACTGCGCGCACTATTTTGTTAA
- the tmeA gene encoding type III secretion system effector TmeA (translocated membrane-associated effector A (TmeA)) — MSIRPTNGSGNGYSSINPSNDNQDGLVQSTSGPNYGGHTVSSRGGFQGICARIADLFRNCFSRNRGTTTTPSRPVITQADIHHPTISGQGAQPIVSTGDKKLDSAIIQADLRAQNKQTLATHIQSKLGSMEGQSPQDYKAGAYSALGLMLFTPGETTVSSERERQACVTGRDLWEQAAGDFATNGNTDGLMLMANLSVGGKHVPAGHLREYMDTIKGTFTDENEATDPTVDAILDLAAKIDATEFSSPGSGRVILNYIGNCGQVVLENEEMNQLVLGDQNGQDPQRVQDNSKELQKLLENARKIDPELYFQTLTVITSSVFLD; from the coding sequence ATGAGTATTCGACCTACTAATGGGAGTGGAAATGGATACTCGTCTATTAATCCTTCTAACGATAATCAAGACGGTCTTGTGCAATCGACCTCTGGGCCTAATTACGGAGGCCATACGGTATCTTCTCGAGGAGGATTTCAAGGGATATGCGCACGAATAGCCGATTTATTCCGTAACTGTTTCTCTCGTAATAGAGGCACTACTACTACGCCATCTCGACCTGTTATCACTCAGGCAGATATTCATCATCCGACTATTTCTGGACAAGGAGCTCAACCTATTGTCTCTACAGGAGATAAGAAATTAGATAGCGCAATTATTCAAGCAGATTTGCGTGCGCAGAATAAACAGACTTTGGCTACACATATTCAAAGTAAGCTAGGTTCTATGGAGGGACAATCTCCTCAAGATTATAAAGCTGGTGCGTATAGTGCGCTAGGATTGATGCTGTTTACTCCAGGCGAAACTACTGTGAGTAGCGAGCGGGAACGTCAAGCGTGCGTTACGGGTCGGGATCTCTGGGAACAGGCTGCAGGAGATTTTGCTACCAATGGGAATACAGATGGGCTTATGTTAATGGCTAACCTATCTGTGGGAGGGAAGCATGTGCCTGCAGGGCATTTAAGAGAATACATGGATACTATAAAGGGTACGTTTACTGATGAGAACGAGGCTACAGATCCTACGGTAGATGCCATTTTAGATTTAGCAGCAAAAATCGATGCGACGGAATTCTCTAGTCCTGGTTCAGGGCGAGTCATTCTTAATTATATAGGAAATTGTGGACAAGTCGTTTTAGAAAACGAGGAGATGAACCAGCTTGTTTTAGGAGATCAAAATGGGCAAGATCCTCAACGTGTTCAAGATAACTCAAAAGAGTTACAAAAACTGTTAGAAAATGCTCGAAAAATAGATCCTGAGTTATATTTCCAAACACTAACTGTCATAACTTCTTCTGTTTTCTTAGACTAA
- a CDS encoding ABC transporter ATP-binding protein — MNNPLLLQASRLTKHYYKRSFWFQKKKVATTPLNQVSFSLPRHKIIGLIGESGSGKTTLALGLAGLIPLTSGHLILNDKAIPLHNKKGRQYLSSQVRMVFQNPRSSLNPRKTIFDTVSHSLLYHRLVSKEELGATVEKALSLVGLSTDYLYSYPHQLSGGQLQRISIARALLGAPQLIICDEIVSALDLSMQAQILNMLTSLQQQARLTYLFISHDLAVVRSFCSELIIMYKGQIVETGATEEIFCNPQHSYTRMLLHSQLPEFPEDRRDVQVPLS; from the coding sequence ATGAATAATCCTCTTCTCCTTCAAGCAAGCCGCTTGACTAAACATTATTACAAGCGATCTTTCTGGTTTCAGAAGAAAAAAGTGGCGACTACGCCTTTAAATCAGGTGTCCTTTAGCCTTCCTAGACATAAAATTATTGGGCTCATAGGAGAATCGGGATCCGGAAAAACTACGTTAGCTCTAGGGCTTGCAGGGCTCATTCCATTAACTTCTGGCCACCTAATACTCAATGACAAGGCCATCCCTCTACATAATAAAAAAGGAAGGCAATATCTTAGTTCTCAGGTGCGGATGGTGTTTCAGAATCCCCGCTCATCCTTAAATCCGCGTAAAACCATTTTCGACACGGTAAGTCATTCCCTACTCTATCATCGTTTAGTTTCTAAAGAAGAACTTGGTGCTACAGTAGAAAAAGCTTTATCTCTGGTGGGGCTCTCTACAGATTACCTTTATTCTTACCCACACCAGTTATCCGGGGGACAGCTACAACGCATCTCTATTGCTAGAGCTTTGTTAGGAGCCCCACAACTGATTATCTGTGATGAAATTGTCTCTGCTTTAGATCTATCTATGCAAGCACAGATTCTGAACATGCTAACTTCGTTACAGCAACAAGCGCGACTCACCTACTTATTTATTTCCCATGATCTTGCTGTCGTCCGCTCATTTTGTTCGGAACTCATTATCATGTATAAAGGGCAAATCGTAGAAACTGGAGCTACAGAAGAAATCTTTTGTAATCCGCAGCATTCCTACACACGAATGCTGCTCCATTCACAATTACCTGAATTTCCCGAGGACCGCCGAGACGTGCAGGTTCCTTTAAGTTAA
- the sufC gene encoding Fe-S cluster assembly ATPase SufC, with product MLHLCDVHVCCEEKKILEGLSLSIHPGELHIIMGPNGAGKSTLAKVLSGDESVEVSSGTMTLAGQDLLELSPEERAHAGMFISFQHPLEIPGVNNRIFLKEACNACRKARNQAVLDDAAFEELLTDLEEVYGFPGFHFFSNRNVNEGFSGGEKKKNELWQMLALEPKMVVLDEPDSGLDVDALKGICSVLQRYRQQHPETAFCIVTHNPRLGDLLQPDHVHILLNGRVVFSGDMHLMEELERKSYQELLDVVTQE from the coding sequence ATGCTTCATCTATGTGATGTACATGTATGTTGTGAAGAAAAAAAGATCTTAGAAGGGCTATCTTTATCCATTCATCCTGGCGAGCTACATATTATTATGGGGCCAAACGGCGCAGGGAAATCCACTTTAGCTAAGGTGCTATCTGGAGATGAGAGTGTTGAGGTGTCTTCTGGGACAATGACGTTGGCTGGGCAGGATTTACTGGAGCTGTCTCCAGAAGAGAGAGCTCATGCAGGGATGTTTATTAGTTTTCAACATCCTCTGGAAATTCCTGGGGTGAACAACCGTATTTTCTTAAAAGAAGCTTGTAATGCCTGCCGAAAGGCACGCAATCAAGCAGTTTTAGATGATGCTGCTTTTGAAGAGCTGCTTACGGATCTAGAAGAGGTATATGGATTCCCGGGATTTCATTTTTTTTCTAATAGGAATGTGAATGAAGGATTCTCCGGAGGAGAGAAAAAGAAAAATGAACTTTGGCAGATGTTGGCTTTGGAACCTAAGATGGTGGTTCTGGATGAACCCGATTCAGGTCTTGATGTCGATGCTTTGAAAGGGATTTGTTCTGTTTTACAACGCTATCGTCAACAGCATCCTGAGACCGCTTTTTGTATCGTAACGCATAATCCTAGGTTAGGTGATCTCCTGCAGCCAGACCATGTACATATTCTTTTGAATGGACGCGTTGTCTTTTCCGGAGACATGCATCTTATGGAAGAGCTAGAAAGGAAGAGTTATCAAGAATTATTAGATGTCGTTACCCAGGAGTAA
- a CDS encoding ABC transporter ATP-binding protein, whose amino-acid sequence MCAQPLLQVKNLSVSLNRNRVSFLAVDSLSFDVFPGQTLAIIGESGSGKSITAQSLMQLLPEENFSLSGEALFNKENLLDRKNTNAKVLFGSKISMIFQNPLASFDPVFTIEQQFHEVIRTHLGISNKMAHEQMLAVLRETGFQDSERCIKLYPHELSGGMLQRMAIAMTLLTSPDLLIADEPTTALDVSVQYQILQLLKTLQKKTGMSLLIITHDMGVVAEMADDVFVLYAGRMAEYSSVQEIFHSPAHPYTEDLLASRPSQYRQQTFVPIAGQPPHYTSLPKGCCYSPRCRKAQPICFEKSPDSLSLNDHHRVRCWLHE is encoded by the coding sequence ATGTGTGCTCAGCCGCTTCTGCAAGTTAAAAATCTTTCTGTATCTCTAAATAGAAATCGTGTATCATTTCTAGCTGTGGACTCTTTGTCCTTTGATGTTTTCCCAGGCCAAACTCTGGCTATTATTGGGGAGTCAGGGTCAGGGAAATCCATTACAGCACAATCTCTTATGCAGCTTCTCCCGGAAGAGAACTTTTCTCTTTCAGGAGAAGCTCTTTTTAATAAAGAGAATCTCCTCGATCGTAAGAATACAAATGCGAAAGTCCTGTTTGGATCAAAAATCTCTATGATTTTTCAGAATCCTCTTGCTTCCTTTGATCCTGTTTTTACTATTGAACAACAATTCCATGAAGTCATTCGCACACACTTAGGAATCTCGAATAAAATGGCTCATGAGCAAATGTTAGCTGTATTGCGAGAAACAGGATTCCAAGATTCTGAGCGTTGCATTAAATTGTATCCTCACGAGTTATCTGGAGGAATGCTTCAGCGCATGGCTATCGCTATGACCTTGCTGACCTCTCCAGACTTATTAATAGCAGACGAACCCACAACGGCTTTAGATGTTTCTGTGCAGTATCAAATTCTACAACTGCTTAAAACATTACAAAAAAAAACTGGGATGAGTCTTTTAATCATTACTCATGACATGGGAGTCGTTGCCGAAATGGCTGACGATGTCTTTGTTTTGTACGCAGGCCGTATGGCAGAATATTCTTCTGTCCAAGAGATCTTTCATTCTCCTGCCCATCCTTATACAGAAGATCTCTTAGCTTCTCGTCCTTCACAATATAGACAGCAGACCTTTGTTCCTATTGCAGGACAGCCTCCTCATTACACAAGCCTTCCTAAGGGCTGTTGCTATTCTCCTCGTTGCCGTAAAGCTCAGCCTATTTGCTTTGAAAAATCCCCGGACTCCCTATCTTTAAATGATCATCATCGTGTGAGGTGCTGGTTACATGAATAA
- a CDS encoding TIGR00153 family protein — protein sequence MQVLASLFGQSPFAPLQAHLELVSSTINVLFPLFSALKESDYERVGVLAQLVSSKERQADGVKNDVRRHLASGVFLPVSRAALLEIISIQDSLADCAEDIAILLTVKELQFYPEFEELFFEFLQKTVQSFEAVAKTIREMDRLLESSFSGNRADKTRVLVSEVSNLEHECDLLQRELMKVFFSDDFAIGTKGFVLWMQIIKGISGISNNSEKLAYRVSMTLEEK from the coding sequence ATGCAAGTCCTAGCAAGTTTATTCGGTCAATCTCCTTTTGCTCCATTACAAGCACATTTAGAATTAGTTTCTTCGACTATCAATGTTCTTTTCCCACTTTTCAGCGCTCTTAAAGAAAGCGATTATGAAAGGGTTGGGGTGTTGGCTCAGCTCGTTTCTTCAAAAGAACGGCAAGCTGATGGTGTGAAAAACGATGTAAGAAGACACTTGGCTTCGGGGGTATTTCTTCCTGTATCGCGCGCAGCGCTGTTGGAGATCATTTCGATACAAGATTCCTTAGCAGATTGTGCTGAGGATATCGCAATTTTGTTGACAGTGAAAGAGCTGCAGTTTTATCCAGAATTTGAGGAGTTGTTCTTCGAGTTTCTGCAAAAGACTGTGCAATCTTTCGAAGCTGTTGCGAAAACTATACGAGAGATGGATCGCCTTTTGGAATCTTCTTTCAGTGGAAATCGGGCAGACAAAACTCGTGTTTTAGTGAGTGAAGTATCTAACCTTGAACATGAGTGCGATTTATTGCAGAGGGAATTAATGAAGGTATTCTTCTCTGACGATTTTGCTATAGGGACAAAAGGATTTGTTCTCTGGATGCAGATTATTAAGGGGATATCGGGGATATCTAATAATTCCGAGAAACTAGCTTATCGAGTGAGTATGACGCTAGAAGAGAAATAG